In Candidatus Saccharimonadales bacterium, the genomic window ATCTCTACGTCACCATGAATATTGGTGGTACCACCCAAACAGCTACTCCGTCTTACGACGGTGAAATGAATCCTCGGCTCAGCCTCACCGCTGTGCCGTATGCCTTCCAGGCAGGACAGTTGGCGCAGTTTAATGGTACGACCAACTTTACGAGCAACCTGACTCTCGCTGCACCAACTGGTGGCAACCAGACCTTTGTGGTGCAGGACCAGGGAGCGGCGGGGACGTATAATTTGTTGACACAGACGCAGGCAAATAGCAATTATCTACAGTTTGCGCCAGCAACTGTCCAGGCTGATGCCAGTACGCGGACAACAATAAATATTAATAAAACGTCATTCGCCCCAATTATAGAATTTTCATATCAGTCAGTTGCTGTATGGAGTGTCGATGCCTTTGGGCGGACAACAATCCGGCCGAGTACCGATAATGGTACTGCGTTTCGGGTATCGTCTCGGACAACCAATATAGATGTCCTGAGTGTCGACACCACTACGGAGCAGGTGCAAGTCAGAAACCTGGTGAGTACTTCGGGTATAACAACCGGTGGTGCGCTGGTGTTTACTGGCACGAGTGGTACTTCTAACTTTGTTACACCGCTTGGCGGCACGGTGCAGACAAAGATTAATATACCGTTACAAAATCCGGGCAATTTCGGCCAGCTTCTCGCTCTCGGCGTGCCAAGCACAGCTAGTGCGACGGCGCGCGTTATTAATGTATTCGACGCCAGGGCTGCTGGCCATCAGCCAAGTATAGCTGTCACGAGTCCTGACCAAAACCAAATTTTCGGACTCAGCTATGATGGCTCAAATACCACAGGTTACCTGATGAATAGTGCCGCCAGCATTCGACTGCAAGCAGGTGCAAGCAATATACTGACTGCAACCAGAGATTCTTCAACCCTAGGTACTGTTACAATCGGTGTAGGCGGTACCAATGCAGGCCGTCTGGAACTGGCTAATGCAACGAATAGCTTTGGCGTGTATCTGCAAGCCGGCGTTACCGCTGCCAGCTACGCACTGCAACTACCAACTGCCATTGGCGGCGCCGGCCAGTGTCTGACCATAGCATCTGTTGCCAGTACGACGGCGCAGCTCGGCTATTCTACATGTAATACAGCACCCGGCGTCTCACTACAAGCCAGTACGCCCGGTACTGCCGACACCGGCAATTTCAACATCTCTGGCAGAGGCATTGCCGCTACGCTACAGGGAACCACTAGTGTGCAGACATCACTGCTTGATACGGTCGGTGCCACTACTCTAAATATAGGTACAACTAATGCAACGCAGATTAATCTTGGTTCAGCTGTAATAAATACGAGCGTACTAGGTAACCTAGGTGTGGGTACAACAGCGACAAACCGCTTTAACGTCAACACTCCAACCACTGCCGTAACCGGTGCAGACGCAGTTATTACCGCCAGTTCGGCTACTAATGTCGGTCTTGTGATTCAGACTGCACCCAGCGCCACCAGTAACGCCTTCCAAGTTCGAAGTTCGGCTGGCGGTGTGCAGGCAGGTATAACTGGCAGTGGTCGCATATTTGCTGCCAGCACCGCACCAGTCGGTAATGCCGTATTGTCTGCATCAACCGGGTCGGCATCTAACTCGGGCATCGGCATTCTAGGTTCAGCGGGTCAAACTGCTAACCTAATTGACCTTAAAGATGTCAATAGCAACGTGAACGCTTCATTTGGACCTCTCGGAAATCAGCTTACTCTCGGCCGGATTGCTGCGAGCGGCACCGTAACACAAGGTCAGATCGTCCTGTCGGACGGCACGACCAGTAATTTTGGGATAACTTTACAGTCGGCCGCGCTGACTGCCAGCCGAACGATCATTTTGCCAAATGAAAGCGGCACAATACTGACTGACACGAGCGGTGTAAAATTGCAGGGATTTACCCCAGGGACTGCTCAATCAGGTAGCCTCAATATCTCTGGTACGGCGATTGCGGGAACACTACAGGCCGGAACGACTACCAACGGCGTGAGCTTGTCGGCCACTGGTGTTGTCCTGACAGGTACGGCTCGGAATGCGCAGACAATTTTACTTACGGCTGAATATGCCGGTGCCGTACTAGATGCATCGGGGACAAATAACACTGGCTCAATGACAAGCGGTTTCAATATGACGAACCGCATGAATTACTACAAATGGACTACGGCTCAGACTGGTGCGTCGCAGAGTTATGATGTCGTCACGCAAGTGCCAATACCATCAGACTTTAGTGCCTGGTCGGGCGGTGGGGAACCGTCGATATCTGTCAGCACGTATACGACAAATACGACTAACAGCAAACTGAGCATTGGAGTTCTTGACACGACCGGTGCCGCCACGAGCTGTGTTGCCGATGGCGGCACACCGACATTTATCACACCTGGTTCGACATCAACATGGACTACAATGACACCGTCGTGCGGGACTGGCGGTACGTATACGGCGGGCGGATACATAACGCTCCGCGTGCGCATGACTGCCCAGAGCGGCAGCGTGGCGCAGGTCGGTAATATCACGCTGAATTATCTTAGTAAGTATTAGTCACGCGTCAAGCACTGGGCGGAATCTGCATGGACGCGGCTGTACTACATCCGTCAAAGAGTTTATGCTAAAATATAGATACATCAGAAACTATACATACAGATGAATACAAACTCGCACGCACGGAAAGTTACAAGGGTACTACAATCCGCTGGCCGCCACGCCGGCTATATCGGTCATGGCCGCTTGATACGACTCGGCATGGCGTCGCTAATACTTGTGACCGCCTTGGCTCCGGCGGTTATCGAAATACAAACGCAGCGCTCGTATCTGCTCGATGCCGCTACTAGGAAGCTAGTCGGTACTACCAATCCAAATTTAGCTGATAAAATCTCCTACGACGCCCAAAACGGCCGGTGGCAATTCAACAAATCTGCCATCCCAGCTGATACTGGCACGAATCCTGCTTCTAATGTACCGGCTCCGGCGGCAGCTGCACTACAGGCGCAGATGGGCGGGGGAGGCAGTAAAGATACGAGCTTGTACGCTGTCAATATGCCTGTCGACGGCAAAAAAGGAATTGAATATTACGACGCCAACACTGATCTGTCATTTGGCCTGGTTCCGCAGTTCGCAGTCGGCCAGGGCATAGAGCGAAACGGGCAACTGATCTACGCCATGCCAGATGGCATGAAAATTGTTTATAGTGCCAAGAACAATGGCATGAAGGAAGATATTGTATTGTCGCACAATATCGGCAACGATGTGCAGTTTGCATACAACATGGATTTGCCGGAAACGCTGGAAGCAAAGCTGGAGGCGGATGGTTCGATAGGCGTATACTCGGCTGACCCTGTGCTGTTTACCAACATTACCTTCGGCAGTGACGACGATCAAGCGAAGGTGGAACACGCCCGCAAAGTAGCCGCCAAAGACCATATGCTGTTTAATGTACCGGCTCCAGTTATTGTGCAGAGCGGTGACCGTACGCATGCTGCCAGCGCAAGATTTGAGCTCGACGGGGAAATACTGCACATCCGGGCAAGCGGTATGGACACACTGACATATCCTGTCAGCATAGATCCGACGGTGGTCGTGACCAGCTCCTCGGATTTTACGGCTGGCAATAACGAGGGCAATGTCAGCTACCCTGCAGGACAAATTAGTCGTGGCACTCTATCGGGCGGTACGCTCGCGGCCTGGCCGGGCAGTCCGACGAGCTACTATACGACGCCAAGAGACGGTAATAACGTTATCGCCTACAACGGCTATATGTATAATCTTACAGGCTACAGTAGTACGTATCTAAATGATGTCAGGTATGCAGCCATTAACACAAACGGTACTGTTAGTGCAACTTGGAGCGCTGCGACAGACGTACTGACGGCGCGCAGATACGGTAATGCCGTGACGTATAACGGCTATATGTACCTCTTGGGAGGCCGGACGGCCAGCGGTGTTACGAATGCAGTCGAGTATGCCAAGATCAATAGTGACGGCACGCTCGGTACCTGGGCGGCCACTACGAGTTTTGCGACTGGCCGTGAGTTTGCCAGTGCAGATGTCTATAACGGCTATATATACATCAGTGGTGGAAACGACGGTACGAATGCTATGAGCGACGTGCAGTACGCCCCGCTCAATGCCGATGGTACCGTTGGAACATGGGCAGCAACTACGCCATTGCCTAGTGCGCGACATACCCTCACGACTAGCATGTATAACGGCTATATGTATCTCGTCGGAGGAATGACGGACAGTACTACTGGTACGGCGACAACCTATTATGCCCGCGTTAATACCAATGGCACACTTGATGCTTGGGCGGCGACCAGCAGTCTGCCAGCTGTTACCTTTAGAAACGGCATTATTGTCAGTGGAGGCTACATCTATACTTTTGGCGGTACATTTGCCCATACTAATACCGTTTACTATGCGCCGCTACTGGCAAATGGCGCAATTGGCAAATGGCAAACGACTAGTAGCTTTCTGACGGGACGACGTGAATCGGCTGCCGTTGCCTATAATGGCTACGTATATATTGTCGGTGGTATTCATCCTGCAACTGATCAGGCCTGTACGAACGCCGGCGTCAACACCACATATTGTTCGGACATACAATATACGTCAGCCAATGCCTCTGGTGTGCTCGGAAGCTTCAGTAATACTACCGTTCTGCCTACTACACTGACCCGGCTCGGAGGGACTGTATATAATGGCTATATATATGCAGTCGGCGGCGCCACGGCCGCTAACTTCGGAAGTTCAACGACGCTTGTTCGGTATGCGCCATTAAATGCCGATGGCAGTATCGGCACGTGGACGGTGCAGGGCACGAATAATCTGCCGGTAGCTACTCGCGATGTGACGCTGGTGGCCTACCGGGGAATAATGTATCAAGCGGATCCTGGCGTAAACTACATGCGCTACGCGCCAATAAACAGTAATGGTAGTCTGGGAGGGTTTGTCAACGGCGTGCAGTACAAACCTCCGGGTCCAAACCGGTTTTTTGCCGCATACGCGGCTTACAACGGCTATATGTACATGTCTGGCGGCTACGATAATACCGCTAGCTTAATCGAATACAAAGATGTGCAATATGCCAGGATCCAATCGGAAACCAATGGTTCGCTGGTGGAATGGCTGACGCTCGGCGACTTCAAAAATATAGGAATGCGGGCCCATCAAATGGTTGCAATTGGCGGCTATATGTATATCATGGGGGGCATAAATGAGATTGATGGCGCAGAAAGACTTGTCTACTTTGCCGCTATCAACGCTGACGGTACGCTAGGCACCTGGAATCTGACCACATCCATGTTAATAGACCGGTTTTACTATACTGCCGGTACATATAACGGCTATATATATGCAATTGGCGGCTCAACCGCTATTGGTCAAGCGCTCACGACCGAATATGCCAAACTCAACAGTGACGGCACTATAGGGTCATGGACTAATACTAATAGTTTGATCGCAGCTCGCAATTATCATGGAGGTGGCATATACAATGGCTATGTCTATGCATTGGGAGGAACTAATTCTGGAGGCGCACAAATAAATACCACTGAGTACGCCTCACTCAATGCCGGCGGCTCCGGTATGATTGGTGCCTGGACGACGTCGCCAGCTAGTATTACCACGGCACGGTCCGGCCACGGTACAATCGCCTACAAAGGCTATCTCTACGTACTGGGCGGCAAGAACAGTTCTAATGTTGCGCTGAGCGACGTGCAGTATGCACCTATCAATGGCATGGGAGTTGTCGGCGCTTGGACAACACTCAGCGGGGCGTCGCTACCGGTGGCGCTGTACGGCGCCGGATTTGCTGTCCGTAACGGCTATATATATGCAGCGCAGGGAACGAGTACATTTGTTGGTGCTAATCCAAGCGCAGGTACAAATGCATCGTATTACGCCCGTGTCAACGCTGACGGTACGCTCGGCACCTGGCAGACGGGCACAGCCATGCTGGGAGATGATAATCCGGGCAATGGCCTGCATGACGGCAAACTGGCGGTATACAAATCATATCTCTACCATATCGGCGGTAGCTCTTGTACCGGTAACTGCCCGACCAGTCGCATCCAGTACGCCTCGATTGGTAGCGACGGCAGCATTGGCGCCTGGGCAGCGACAACTTCGCTGCCGGTCGCTACCGAGCAGATGCTAGCTTTTGCTGCCAATGGTTATCTCTATTCTATTGGAGGCTTGGACGCCGTCGGTACCGTGCTGTCGAGTAGCTCGTTTATCGCCATAAACAGCGATGGCACACTGGACGCTACATGGAAAACGGCGCCGAGGTTGCCACTGGGCCGGTACGGTACTATTGGCGGCGTATCCAACGGCTATGTCTATGTGTCTGGCGGTTATGTCGGCCTGCCGTCTTCGGCGCTTACCAATATGACGTATTACGCCGAATTATTGCCCTTTGGCTATATCGGCTCATGGCGCATTTCGCCGTCTGTATTTACGAACCCGCGCCAAAATGCCGGTGGTGCGCTGCACGAGGGCTACATGCATATGACAGGAGGCTCTAATGCGTCAACGCAGTATGCGAGCGTCGAGAGTACTCCATTGTCGTCATCCGCCCGTGTCGCTAAATATTCAAAAGTTATTGATCTCGGCGGGGATTATGCCTTGACGTCTCTATCGTACAACGGCTTGCTGGCGGATGGAGATGCCGCGGTGTCTGTGCGTACTGCCAATGGCAGCGGCGTGTTTGGATCGTCTCAATGGTTGTCAGATGTTGCCGCACAGGGCGCTTTGCCCGTTAACTGTATCAACAACGCTGCTGTGCGATACGTTATGGCAATATTTGATATGGATGACAGTCAGGTCAGCTCAGTGATAGATACGACAGTGGCCAACGTTACCGATTTTACGGTGACATACAATCAGACTCGTGCCAGCCCGGACATCAGGCTTCGCGGCGGTAAATTCTTCGCAACCGAGATTCAGCAGCCGCTTGATACTTGTAATCTATAGGCCGCAGACTGCATCCAAATGCGTAGCCATGAAATAGTCGAGATCGCAAAGCCTGCGGCCGCAGCCGATTCTAGATTGGCGCCAAAAATAGCTAATGGTATACTGTGAATTAAGCAGGGAACTATGACACCAAAAATAATCGCAGTTGCAAACCAAAAAGGCGGAGTGGGCAAAACAACCACCGCGGTTAATGTAGCCGCCTATCTGGCAGACAGCAAGCATCCGGTGCTGCTGGTAGATCTTGATCCACAGGGTAATGCCACCAGCGGCCTGGGGCTCGAAAAGGAAAGCACCGCGACGACCTACGAAGTGCTGCTCGGCTATGCAGAGCTGGCCGATGGTATCGCCGAAACGCACATAGACGGTCTGTATATCTTGCGGGCAAATCCAAATTTAGCCGCCGCCGAGCTGGAGCTGGGGCCACTCGAAAAGCGTGAATTCCGGCTGCAGCAAGCATTGCGTACGGCAGCATATGAATATATCGTTATTGATTGTCCACCGGCGCTTGGCCTGCTGACAATCAATGCCCTCACGGCCTCGACGCACGTATTTATACCAGTACAGACAGAGTATTATGCCCTCGAGGGCTTGGGGCAGTTGCTAGGTACAGTGCAACGAGTCCGCGAAGCAACGAATCCTCGGCTCGATCTGCTCGGTGTCGTCCTGACGATGTACGACAAGCGCACGTCGCTGTCGGAGCAAGTAAAGGCCGAGATCAAAACGCACTTTGGAGATAAACTTTTCGCAAGCGTCGTGCCGCGAAATATTCGGCTTGCAGAAGCGCCGAGCTTCGGGAAAACAATTTATGAACACGATAAATGGTCCAAGGGCGCACGGGCGTACAAACAGGTAGCAAAAGAAGTACAAAAACGAACAGGAGGAATTGGATAATGGCGCTTGGCAAAATGGGCAAAATGACCGGACTCGGCAAGGGCTTTGATTCGCTGCTGCCGCAGAACTTCGATACCAGTATATTGCTGACGGACGACGACCGCATACAAAAGGTTGCTATCGCCAAGGTCGTGCCAAATGCCAATCAGCCACGGACGCATTTCGATGATGAATTGTTGGCACAACTGGCTGATTCCATTAAACGCTACGGGATCCTACAGCCGCTCGTTGTTACACCGCTCGGTAGTGGTGAATACAGTATTATTGCCGGCGAACGCCGCTGGCGTGCTTCGCAACTAGCGGGTCTCGAGACGGTGCCGGTCATTGTTCGGACGACCAAAGAGCTCGAACAGCTCGAAATAGCCCTGATTGAGAATGTCCAGCGGGTTGATCTGTCGCCTATGGAGCAGGCGGTCTCTATCGAGCGGCTGCATCAGCAGTTCAACATGAATTATGACAAAATTGCCGAGCGCCTGGGCAAAGCGCCATCAACGATTAACAATACCGTCCGATTATTACAATTGCCGGCACCGGCCCGCGAAGCACTGCAGGACAAGCAGGTATCCGAAGGTCATGCCCGTGCTATTCTAGCGCTCAAGAAGCAGCCTGAGCTGCAGGCGGAACTTCTCCAGTTAATACTTGCAGAAGGCTGGTCAGTACGCCAGGCAGAGCGCTTTGTAACCAGTCACAAAGACGGCGTGAAGGACAAAAAATCAGTCAAAGCCCGAGTGGAAACAGAGACGCCGCAAACCAAACAGTTATCAAAATACATTGGTGCGCCCGTGGCGATACGGCGTACGGCGAAGGGCGGGCGGCTGGAAGTCAGTTTTGCGTCTGATGATGAGCTGGATCGACTCATTGAATTGCTTGAAAAACTTCGAAGCGAGTAAACGGCGAAAATTGAGAAAGCAGGAGTTTTTTGTTTGCCAGGACGTTCCTGCTAGATGCCTTAGGTTATACGCAGGGTAATTGGATTGCCGTTGTCTTCGTACACATTACCGGTCGTGGAAACATATTTGAAGCCGCTCGACAAGAAGGTAACTGTTGTATCGCCGCCAGATGCCTTATAGTACTGTCCGCGTCCGAATTTGTTGTTGGTAATAGAACCGATCGTGTTGCCAATTACGTCGCCCTTGGAAGCCATATTAAGCGTACCGCCGCCGCCGTCGCACCAGTTGGAGTCGAATATCAGGTTCGTTACCGGCCCGACGTTTTGGGTCACCTGCAGGACTGCGTTTGCGGTCACCGATGGATGGTAAACGTTGTAGCCACCTTGGGCATTTCTGTTGGTCGACGTATACTGGGTATCTCCAACCGTCGTCGAGAAGAAGCCCTGGAAGTTATTCCAGCGAATATCAGTGTTTGAGTTGCCTTGCAACTGAACACAGTCGTTATGTGTCTTTGATACGGGTGTATCACTGGCGTGATTTGGATCGGGAGAGTAATACGTCAGATCGTGCACGTAGTTAGCGTACAGCTTCACATTATTTGGAGCGCTTCGACTTGCAATGTTATAGATCCCGAATCCGTCGACGGTGTGGTAGACATTATTGCGCTGCGCCGTGTAGTCGTGACCGATCATACCATTCCACCAGACGGATGGATGGTCGGGTACCAGCAGGCAATCCTCGACGATGCAGTTCACGACTGCCGCATTGTTGCAGTCGACTAGCGCGCTGTTGTTGGCCAGCGTCGCATTGCCGCGTACCCGGCATTTGCGTATGGTTATATTTGCCGCTCGGATGACAATGCGGGCTGGTATGTCGAAGCCGCTGATGGTCACTCCGGCAGTTGCTAGCGTCAGTGTGCCGTTCACAATGGCTCCGAACTGGCCGCCGTAGGGTGTTAGTGTTATGCCGTATGGAGCATAGCCGGTCGTCGCAGATGACGGCTTGTAGCTCCCAGGTGTGGCTGGAACATAATGAGTAGTAGTAGTGTCCTGCCCGAATTTGATGGCTTTGTCGCCTGATGCTGCCGTATCAGAGACCACCGTTGCGCCATTTGTGGGTGTTCCGGTGTCCGGCTCGGTACTGACGAATGGGGTAGCTGCATAGGATGAAAGCTCGCGGAGTAGTCCGGTAACACCGAATAGCGATACGCATGCTAGCCCAATAACTCCCAAAAATTCTTTGCGGGTTAGCTCTTTATCAAGTAGTCGTTGTAACTTTTTATTCATACCACTTATGATTAACCTATTAGTATATGCTAACACATTATGTAGCTGGCATACAGCTTAAAATATTAACAAGCCTTATGTTTTGACAATTATTGCACAGCGGCCATAATTCAGTATCGTACAAACATTTTCTGTCCCCAGATCGGCCTGATTTAAAACTTTTGAATCTCACTGAGAGGCAGCAGCCGCAGCGCTAATTTGCCGACGATCTGGTGGGCTTCAATCGGACCGAAGGTACGGGAGTCGAGCGAATCGGGACGGTTGTCACCGCAGACAAACAGCTGATCTTTGGCTAGAGTAACATCGAGATTATGGGTATCATTCGACTCGTCGATAACTGAGCCATAGCTCATGGTTTTGTCAGGTTGGAAACCTTCAGGATGTTCGCGGTTATAAACAGTTAGAACGCTATTAGCAAGTACAACTCGTTCGCCTGGCAGGGCGATGACTCGTTTGATGAGTTGCTTGTCATTTTCCTGCCCAAACTGAGCCAAGCCGCTTTCGACAAAGATGATAACGTCACCGCGGTTGGGAATCCAGCTCTTATGTGTGACTCGGGCCACAGTACGGGGTACTTTCCAGACTATCAGGCGGTCATTGTTCATAAGCGTCGTCTCCATGCTTGGGCCTTCGACTTCATATGATTGAAACACCCAGGCGATGAGCCCGAAGGCAACCGCCAGCGCGGCCAGCAGTACGCCAATGGTTGAAATAATCTCTCGGACTGTTTCGTGCCGCGACGGTGGAGATACGTATGGCTCTGGTGCCCCGCCTGAAGTTGGTGCGGGCGAGTACGGAGCGCTACCCGGCATACTATTTGACGAGCCTGGACTCGGTGAGTCTGGAAATTGCGGGCCAGGGATATTATCAGGATTTTGTTGTGGATTCATTCGTGCTCACTATAGCGTATTTTGACCGATGATGCACATGTTTTATCCTGTCTGTACCTTGTATATAGTGAGAAAATTGCTTCAATACTACAATTTAGAAGCAATTAAGCTGACTAAAAAATGTATGCAATAATTTAACTAACTGATGTAAAATGTGACCAAATAATCATAAGAAGGTTTACGGTCATTAGCATTAACGCTATACTGATTTGGACTGAGTTATGGATATACAACGAACACGCACCCGACCACCTGAGCAAAGCAAAGCAATCGATGGATTCTTTGTAAATACAAATCACACAAGGCGTGGTCACACAGCCGCACCGCGGGCTGCCGTCCGCACACCACATACCGGTACGACGAATGCCGGGCAGCGCCGGATCAATGATTTTGGACGGGCAGACGGATTTCATGCCGCACCGCGCCGCTCAGCCGGGAATATGTTCTCTCCAGCACCAACAACATCGCCAAAGACACAAGCGGCTGCTATGCCGTCGACTGAACCAACTCCCAAGCGCGCTAGCATAGGTCGGCGCAGTCGTTCCAAATCCCGGACGCAGCCCGTCAGTAAGTTTCGCCGAAGTTTGAAATGGGCTGTTCGTGGCACGGCAGTTGGTCTCGTGGTCCTGCTGGCGGTCGGCGGGTTATTGTTTGGCAAAGGATATTTCAAACTCAAAAAGGTATTTGACGGCACTGGCAGTGCAGCTGCGCTGCAGGCTGAAGTTGATCCCTCCTTGCTAAAGGGCGAAGGCGACGGCCGGATCAATGTGTTAATGATGGGCATTGGCGGCTCGGATCACAGCGGTGGCGACCTAACGGATACCATCATGGTTGCCAGTATTGACCCGGTCAATAATCAGGCGATTTTACTCAGTATACCGCGTGATCTGTGGACCAAAATGCCAAATAACTTTATCTCGAATTATCAAAAGATCAATGCAGCTTACGAGAGCGGTAAATACAAATATCTCGGCAAGCAGGACAGCACAAATAGCAACAAAAAGGCGATTGAAGCCGGGTTCCAGGGTGCTGACAGCGTAGTCGAACGGGTGACGGGCGTACCGATTCACTATAATGTCCTGGTTGACTTCAAAGCGTTCCGTCAAGCCATCGATACAGTCGGCGGCGTCACCATCAATGCGCCGGAACAACTGTATGACCCAAGTATGGCTTGGGAAAATAACCGCAGCCCGGTGCTCGCGAAGCTCGGTATCAATAATTTTGACGGCAAGCAAGCGCTGAATTACGTTC contains:
- a CDS encoding ParA family protein, which gives rise to MTPKIIAVANQKGGVGKTTTAVNVAAYLADSKHPVLLVDLDPQGNATSGLGLEKESTATTYEVLLGYAELADGIAETHIDGLYILRANPNLAAAELELGPLEKREFRLQQALRTAAYEYIVIDCPPALGLLTINALTASTHVFIPVQTEYYALEGLGQLLGTVQRVREATNPRLDLLGVVLTMYDKRTSLSEQVKAEIKTHFGDKLFASVVPRNIRLAEAPSFGKTIYEHDKWSKGARAYKQVAKEVQKRTGGIG
- a CDS encoding ParB/RepB/Spo0J family partition protein, whose amino-acid sequence is MALGKMGKMTGLGKGFDSLLPQNFDTSILLTDDDRIQKVAIAKVVPNANQPRTHFDDELLAQLADSIKRYGILQPLVVTPLGSGEYSIIAGERRWRASQLAGLETVPVIVRTTKELEQLEIALIENVQRVDLSPMEQAVSIERLHQQFNMNYDKIAERLGKAPSTINNTVRLLQLPAPAREALQDKQVSEGHARAILALKKQPELQAELLQLILAEGWSVRQAERFVTSHKDGVKDKKSVKARVETETPQTKQLSKYIGAPVAIRRTAKGGRLEVSFASDDELDRLIELLEKLRSE
- the lepB gene encoding signal peptidase I — encoded protein: MNPQQNPDNIPGPQFPDSPSPGSSNSMPGSAPYSPAPTSGGAPEPYVSPPSRHETVREIISTIGVLLAALAVAFGLIAWVFQSYEVEGPSMETTLMNNDRLIVWKVPRTVARVTHKSWIPNRGDVIIFVESGLAQFGQENDKQLIKRVIALPGERVVLANSVLTVYNREHPEGFQPDKTMSYGSVIDESNDTHNLDVTLAKDQLFVCGDNRPDSLDSRTFGPIEAHQIVGKLALRLLPLSEIQKF
- a CDS encoding LCP family protein produces the protein MDIQRTRTRPPEQSKAIDGFFVNTNHTRRGHTAAPRAAVRTPHTGTTNAGQRRINDFGRADGFHAAPRRSAGNMFSPAPTTSPKTQAAAMPSTEPTPKRASIGRRSRSKSRTQPVSKFRRSLKWAVRGTAVGLVVLLAVGGLLFGKGYFKLKKVFDGTGSAAALQAEVDPSLLKGEGDGRINVLMMGIGGSDHSGGDLTDTIMVASIDPVNNQAILLSIPRDLWTKMPNNFISNYQKINAAYESGKYKYLGKQDSTNSNKKAIEAGFQGADSVVERVTGVPIHYNVLVDFKAFRQAIDTVGGVTINAPEQLYDPSMAWENNRSPVLAKLGINNFDGKQALNYVRSRETSSDFARSERQRAVLMALKDKVLNKGTLTNPVKLSQLMSAFGDNVQTDISLNDMTRMATLAKKIPNNQIQSVGLADPPNNFLTTGTINGLSVVQPRAGLEDYSKIQAFVRSKLKDGYITKENANVTVLNGTVVPGLATEKGDELKSYGYNVGTVDNAPTPDYDKTTIIDFTNGAKKYTLGYLKTRYHVQTVSKQLPAGIVRGNADIVIILGQDASTITQN